TACGGGAACGATTGAAGAAATTTCAGCGCCGGAAATCCGACGGTACAGATTGTCTTCAATTAGAGCAAAAGATTGTTCTATGACTTTGGTGCTCCAAAAACGAGCCCTAAGAACTCTAAAAATGGCGTAATTACGCCAAGCATTTGATCCCAACAGCTTCATGAGAAGACGGAAAGAACAATGCAAGTATGCAATAAGTCTCTCAGGGATACAGAGGTGTTGAAGGGGTTCAGGGAGGGCTTAAGAAAGAACAATGCGAGTATGCGACAAGTCTCTCAGAAATACAGAggtgttggaacttggaagggaTTCAGGGAGGGCTTTAAGGAACGGGAGAGATAAAGCCCATACCAACCGAGCGCAATCTGGCCCATTAGTAAAATTTTTTTCGTAAACTTTAGTCATACCCTAAGTTTACGAAACACACCCCAACTTAAGTTGATCATCCCTTATAAAAGTCAATTGACAGGGTGTTTTTAATAAATgtaggggtgtgactaaagtttatcaattttttttcggTAAACCCGAGCAACAAGtttgtattttcaatatatatcAAGTCTGCATATACAAAAATTTATTCTCATGACACGATATCCAGTTCATGGCTACACGACATTAACGAGCATTTAGTTGAGATATAAAGGGTGGGATGAGGGTTTGAGAATCACCAACTCCCTTTATTGACTGTACAAAGTGTGTGTTGATGTTGTATGGCTTTAGTGCTATAAAAAGGAGTCCTTGAAACCCTAAAATGACATGGTTACGCCAAGCATTAGATCCCAACAGCTTCATGGAGAGAGAACAACGCATCAGAGTTGGAGAATACGGAGGTGGAAAGGGGTTCAGGAATAGACATAGAAGTTCATACTCACTGGGCCCAATATGGCCCATTAAAAATGTGCCATAAAACGGTTCATCCAAGTGTGCCGTGTATTAGACCCATGAATCTTTACTAGGGCTACCAGGTAGTAGTCAGGTACAGTAGTATATTAGGTGGTCCAGTTGGTGATTGTTCATCGAAGTGGGCGGCGTACGAGGCCCATCAATCTCATATGGGCTCCCAAGTGCGGTGTCATCATCCTGTTACCCAATACAAGCCGCCTACGACCTATcctatctattttttttaactgaagAACCACCCAGCCTGCAAGACTGATCAGAGTCCATGGTGTTAGAACCAGCTTGCACTACAGCTACGGATAAAATTGATCAGTCCATGGTGTCAGAATAACTCCACCATGGCGTTAGATAAGGCTGGAATCAGAGTCCATGCGAATAGAGACTCGGAAGTAAGATAAGCTCACAAAATCAGAATTACacaagaaaatatattattggTTCGAGCTCACAACCTCAAGCCGTAGGTCCTCCTGACCTCGAGCACCATCTAAGTCCGAAAAATAACCAACTAGGGTTGCCGCCTATCCTATCTTTAAGCAGCTTTAAGCaagtttttgttgaattaatCATCCAGCTTTTTATATATGAACTCAAAAAAGTAATTTCACATTTATACAAACAGTTTGAGATCACAAAAACAAGACAGACGAGAAAGATGaggaaaaaatcaaaattagcaaATACAAACTCAATCCATAAGAGTCCAAGATCAATAATCAAAGAATCACAACAAAAAAGGagataaaataaaacaagatgCGAAGATCGACTGAGAgtttacatcaaaatcacacacCTAAAGTAAGAAACAGAGGAAAACTGAAAATAAATAAGATCGACAAAGAGATCTATCAATCATGGTGATTTGctcaaaaagaaattattttttgattttcttgactTTGTTCCAGCATCTCTTGCAAGAATCTCCGACGATCTTCACTCCCTTTATGAAAAAGTACTTCAATTCCTTCGCCCTCCCCTTCACCTGATGCTCAAATCCCGCCATTCTCAGAGATCCTCTGCTGCGTAGGAAGAGAAGCTGTGTAAAAAGAGTGCTGTTTTTCTGATATGAATTCTCGCTGTTATAAACTTAGCAGAAGTTGTGGATCCAACTCATTCTCTGCCACGTGGACTATATCTGACCGTGCTTTCATTCTTCCATTATTGTTTATCTTTGACGTTGATTGCGGGATAAGCGTCTCTTTCTCTATGGGTCCCGCTGGACCACTCTGGCATTTTCAGTTTGGACTATAAACTGATGCTTTTTGGGCCCACAACCTAATTGGCCAGCTGTAcgtaattaataaataaatttgttgactaatagaaaaaagacaaatgagTCACTGGTTCCTGTGaagtatatttataaattatgtaGTATATCGTGACAagaaagttttgaatttttgaatcaAAGTGTGGCTGTGAAAGTTCCTTCATATGGGTATTGTCAGTCAGCTAATGACAATGCTAACAGCACATAACATGAGCATTAAACTATTAAAGTGGTATCAAAAGTACTGGACCACCTGGCATTATAATCAAATTCaagaatatgatgaaatttACAAGTCCAACGATATTCttttttgtccaaaaaaataatcaaattgaacaacaaaatTTTGGAACGAAAACGTTAAATATTAACTCGAAACATTCTATGTCTCTCTTGTCATGAATTTAATTTGAACATGTTATCTCTTCAATGGTGCATGCGGACCACATGTACCACGTCAGCCTAATGACGTGGTTTGCTAATGTGAGCACGTAGATAGAGAGATGCTGCCTTTGATTTCCAAATCACTGTTAAAATTGCAAAATTATAACGTTCACATTCACAAGGTTAAATCTTGAACGTTTATGTGGCTTAGGACAGAAGCCACATATGGAGAGATTTCCTGTGAGAATCATTACATTGAGCCTAACTTCATGAATACATCAGTGAAACCTCCATATAATGATATATGGACTAACGTCTAGAAGAAAAACCAATAAAGATGCCTCTTTGATATTGAAAGGGCTAGACTAGAATATACTAGAATCAGATTGTTAAGACAAAAATGTCATGAGCAGTGCAAAAGCATTGTACAAAGAATGTATCAGAACAGGCGTCCTCAACTTGCCAGTCCAAGAATAAGAACATCCGAGGACACACCCAATGATGAACAGTGGTAAAAAATTCTCACCGGAGAAGTGAGATGCACTGAAAATGGCTGAGCTTATGAGAACCGCATGCCGCCAATCCATTGTGGAGGCAAGGGATGTCAACAGAAACCATCTGTAAACAGTTTCCTCTAGTACAGGAGCTATGAAGCAGTAAACTAGTACACAAGCAGTTCTTGACGTGAGGCTACTCATAAGAATTTCCTTCACAACAGGGTTGTTCACAGCCTGAAAGCATGAGCCAAAATACAATTAAGTGATCATAAACCTCAATCAAATGGTCAGGTAGATAAAATATCCACCTTTAGTTACTATGCGATGCCAACATCATAAACTGTTTTTCATCCCTAATGCgaaaagataaattatatatttcctTCTACCTCCTTTCCTCCTTTTAGCTTTTCAAGACTCTATTTATACGATCAATATGTTAGGTTACAATTTAAAGATTTTCTGACAATTGTTCCTTTTTATCGTAGATGCTTGTTCAAAAGCTATGGAGTAAAGATAGTTGTAAAGCTCAGGGCTCACTGCTCAGGCAGATTGAAGGTCGTTCCATGTGTGCACAGGGAACAAACTACTTTAGCTAGGAAATTCGAGTTTCTAAGCTACAAGTGTACTCTAAACAAACAACTCAACCTATGATTCATGGAAATTTGTAGTGGTATTTGTAATGATGTAAATCTTTACAATAAATTAACAACTAAAATTGCCTTATCCGAGAGTTTAGTCGGGGATAGTTAATCATTCAAAAGAACTAAATAAATTCAGCACAGAAACAGGAAACAAGTATGTTAATCACATGTGGCCTCACTAATCTGTTAGCACTTCACATTCTAGCTCAGCAATAACAGAACAGCAAACTTATTTCTGAAGATGACAGTGCAGAACATCAACTATACATAAGGTATTTAAACCAAGGCAGtgcaaagaaggaagaaaacttTACTGCACCAACCTTTGTACCAACTATATTGTCAGAGAGGATGGAAGTCAGGAAAACCAATGAAATAATCGACCCAAAACCTAGAGCTGATGCCAGCAACCAGTTTCTTTCCTTTGCAGATTTGTTAGCATTGAAGCTTACAAAGGCACAGTTCGGCTTAGCAGCACCCAATAAAAAAGGAGCCCCAGCGAGTTCTAAAATTTGGAGAATAAGCAGTGACAATGCCTGCACTGGAGTTAAACAGATGAACATGAAGCTTCACGAACCAATATTGAACATACCATTTTACATATGACATAGTAAATCTTGCATACTTTCCATTTTCTATGTTctcatcatttttaaaaaatacgtGGCCAAATGACCCACTTCCAAGCCCCTGCACCCGTAAGCAAGACAGCCACTTAAGCCGGAAGTTTCACTGACCTGAGGAACATAGCACGCTCTGCTAAGTGCTAACTATATGTGACACAGATGTAACTGTATAGTGCTTACAAGAGTAACTGATTATTCTCAAACAAGTTAATTTGCTCATAATGTTAGCAAATGAATAACATATCACTTCACTCCTAACTGATTAAGAGGAAACACAAACAAATAAGTTGCAAAAGAACTGTTCGATTGCATAatgcaccatgttatgtttataGTGGCATGTTTCCACAAGCACCACAACCGCAGTAGATACATATGAATTCAATCTCCATATCAAGGAGCAAAGTCAATGCAAAAACAACCATCATCAGTCTAATTTTACGGCAATTGGAACCAAAATATTTCCAGGAAGCAGCAAATTTCAGAGGCCCAAAAATTGCAGACTCCCCAGCTCAAAGAAAGAGACTCATATTATGAAATCTTGCCTTCACCCTTTTATATCAAACTATCAATATATCCGTTCAAGGGTATTATAAATAACAATCAGTGCAGAGAAGAAATGTACTTAC
This genomic stretch from Tripterygium wilfordii isolate XIE 37 chromosome 22, ASM1340144v1, whole genome shotgun sequence harbors:
- the LOC119992191 gene encoding uncharacterized protein LOC119992191, which translates into the protein MISPLWATVSPIRRQAAKLISDYNQPLLPSSFGLGLSLPKSSFRASFECRCTNKEIQDKPAEGFSVLASDIPWDTGSIWSTMAIYMFNLHIPLGYGGLSIVTYILHQSILKPETEALSLLILQILELAGAPFLLGAAKPNCAFVSFNANKSAKERNWLLASALGFGSIISLVFLTSILSDNIVGTKAVNNPVVKEILMSSLTSRTACVLVYCFIAPVLEETVYRWFLLTSLASTMDWRHAVLISSAIFSASHFSGENFLPLFIIGCVLGCSYSWTGKLRTPVLIHSLYNAFALLMTFLS